Proteins from one Pontibacter korlensis genomic window:
- a CDS encoding gluconate 5-dehydrogenase — MQNLFNLSGQVALITGATHGLGMAMAKALGKAGATLVINGNTPAKMEAALEQYRQDGLEVHGYLFDVTNESQAKEHIAKIEQEVGPIEVLVNNAGIIKRVPALEMEVEEFRKVVDVDLTAPFIMSKYVAQNMIPRKRGKIINICSMMSELGRDTVSAYAAAKGGLKMLTRNLATEWAKHNIQVNGIGPGYFATDQTAPIRYNGHPFNDFIVNRTPAGRWGDPEDLEGVAVFLASKASNFINGQIIYVDGGILATIGKPSNEN; from the coding sequence ATGCAAAACCTATTCAACTTAAGCGGTCAAGTTGCTTTAATCACAGGCGCTACACATGGCCTTGGCATGGCCATGGCCAAAGCATTAGGCAAAGCTGGTGCTACACTGGTAATAAATGGCAACACGCCTGCAAAAATGGAGGCTGCCCTGGAGCAGTACCGACAGGACGGCCTTGAGGTACACGGCTACCTTTTTGATGTAACAAACGAATCACAGGCAAAAGAACATATTGCTAAAATTGAGCAGGAGGTTGGACCTATTGAGGTGCTTGTGAACAATGCCGGAATCATCAAACGTGTGCCTGCCCTGGAGATGGAAGTGGAGGAGTTCAGGAAGGTCGTTGATGTAGACCTGACAGCTCCTTTCATCATGTCGAAGTATGTTGCCCAGAACATGATCCCTCGTAAAAGAGGGAAGATCATAAACATCTGCTCCATGATGAGCGAACTGGGGCGCGATACGGTTTCGGCCTACGCTGCAGCCAAAGGAGGACTCAAAATGCTTACCAGAAATCTGGCAACAGAATGGGCCAAGCATAATATACAGGTGAACGGAATTGGCCCGGGATATTTTGCCACTGACCAAACAGCACCTATCCGTTACAACGGCCATCCCTTCAACGACTTTATTGTTAACAGAACACCTGCAGGAAGATGGGGCGACCCGGAAGACCTGGAAGGAGTAGCTGTGTTCCTGGCCAGCAAAGCCAGCAATTTCATTAACGGACAAATAATTTATGTGGATGGCGGTATACTGGCTACCATCGGCAAGCCTAGCAATGAGAATTAG
- a CDS encoding SusC/RagA family TonB-linked outer membrane protein codes for MRHLLILPMLFTAIAGALAQGFTVSGKVVDEKGSELPGVTVLLKGTSRGTATGVDGTYTLPVTDGEGTLIFTFIGYQAKEVAIKGQTTVNVSMAPDQKALEEVVIIGYQEVPRSELTSSVSSVSSKQLKDIPVSTAAEALAGRLAGVQVTTSEGQPGAEIQIRVRGGGSITQDNSPLYIVDGIQMDNALSVLSPQEIESIDVLKDAASTAIYGARGANGVVVITTKGGVAMPTQVTYNGFTGVRSIVNKLDVMKPYDYVKYQYEIYNYNTDEDTRRSFTNRYGLYDDIDIYQNMPFMDWQDEVFGRDASSQTHILGVTGGSDKTSFNFNLNHTNEEGIMLNSGFQRTLASFKFDHKATDKLRIGLSTRYSRQKVDGVGTSHTGSQGNNRLRNAVRFRPFVAPGMEGTIDEFDPEFANLTNLISPVLLAKQELREDYRNDVLVNGWFSYEILKNLTYKTVFGITNSNRDRNDFDGPNTSLARQNAGMPVVEMRAGESLALTNSNTLSYKFDINDDHKFNALLGHEIWQRNDKTSTVITKYLPVDITADQAWAGVDKATPPSGLIQDAPSTFEEEQRLLSYFGRVSYSFRDKYRLAVNMRRDASSLFAPGNRVGYFPSASFAWHIAEENFMAGTNSWLSDLKLRLSIGEVGNNRIGVDLWKTMFTNSSDYGYAFSESITPGFVSRSLSNSNLTWETTVSRNLGLDFSILNNRISGSLDLYKNNTRDLLLMAKIPQTSGYSEQLQNIGKTENKGIELQLNGVVVDNSNFTWNANFNIAFNRNKIVSLGSDSDGNPLRSYLEMSGWVNNLQDFLVEVGQPIGQYYGYVTDGFYTVDDFNAVYNEANGTWTYTLKEGIPNSKDIALGNRDPQPGDLKLKDLTDDGNSMITPDDRRVLGTSQPKFIGGFNQQFTYKNFDLSVFVNFSYGNKVYNANKIEFTTQYLYRDNNMLTLMNDRWRRFDDNGQLVTNPEQLAEMNQDAKYWSPPLGQYFLHSFAIEDGSYLRISNLTLGYSLPKSLVERTKVFSNFRVYATVNNLMTLTGYSGYDPEANTRRGNPLTPGVDYAAYPRSRFILGGVNVTF; via the coding sequence ATGAGGCACCTGCTTATTCTGCCTATGCTCTTTACGGCGATTGCAGGAGCGCTTGCTCAAGGGTTTACTGTAAGCGGAAAAGTGGTGGACGAGAAAGGTAGTGAACTGCCTGGCGTTACAGTGCTTTTGAAAGGAACTTCGAGAGGTACTGCTACAGGGGTAGACGGTACTTATACTTTGCCTGTGACGGATGGTGAAGGCACGTTGATTTTTACTTTTATCGGCTATCAGGCAAAGGAGGTAGCAATCAAAGGCCAGACAACAGTAAATGTCTCGATGGCCCCAGACCAGAAGGCGTTGGAAGAGGTAGTTATTATTGGCTACCAGGAGGTGCCTAGAAGCGAATTAACCAGCTCTGTGTCTTCGGTAAGCTCTAAGCAGCTAAAAGATATCCCGGTAAGTACAGCAGCAGAGGCCCTGGCAGGTAGACTGGCAGGTGTGCAGGTTACTACCTCAGAAGGTCAGCCAGGCGCAGAAATCCAGATCCGGGTGCGTGGTGGAGGCTCTATCACACAAGATAACTCCCCACTGTATATAGTAGACGGTATCCAGATGGATAATGCGTTATCAGTACTTTCTCCGCAGGAGATCGAGTCAATCGACGTGCTGAAAGATGCTGCTTCCACAGCTATTTATGGTGCACGTGGTGCCAACGGTGTTGTGGTAATCACCACCAAAGGAGGTGTTGCTATGCCAACTCAGGTTACATACAACGGCTTTACAGGTGTTAGAAGCATCGTTAACAAGCTGGATGTGATGAAGCCTTACGACTATGTGAAGTATCAGTATGAGATATACAACTATAATACTGACGAAGACACAAGAAGATCCTTTACCAACCGCTACGGTTTGTATGACGACATCGATATCTACCAGAACATGCCTTTTATGGACTGGCAGGATGAGGTTTTTGGTCGTGATGCCTCTAGCCAAACGCACATATTAGGTGTAACAGGTGGTTCTGATAAAACTTCCTTCAACTTCAACCTGAACCACACCAATGAGGAGGGTATTATGCTTAACTCTGGCTTCCAGAGAACATTGGCATCCTTTAAGTTTGATCACAAAGCGACAGACAAGTTAAGAATAGGTCTTAGCACTCGCTATAGCCGCCAGAAGGTAGACGGTGTGGGTACTTCTCACACTGGTTCGCAAGGTAATAATAGACTGCGCAATGCGGTGCGTTTCAGACCTTTTGTGGCTCCAGGTATGGAAGGCACTATCGACGAATTCGATCCTGAATTTGCTAACCTGACAAACCTGATAAGCCCTGTGCTGCTGGCCAAGCAGGAGCTAAGAGAAGATTACAGAAACGATGTGTTGGTAAACGGCTGGTTCAGCTATGAGATACTCAAGAACCTTACTTACAAAACTGTATTTGGTATCACCAATAGCAACAGAGACCGTAACGACTTTGACGGACCTAATACCAGCCTTGCCAGACAGAATGCAGGAATGCCGGTAGTGGAAATGCGTGCAGGGGAGTCTCTGGCATTAACAAATTCGAACACATTAAGCTATAAGTTCGATATCAACGACGACCATAAGTTCAATGCCTTGCTTGGCCATGAGATCTGGCAGAGAAACGACAAGACGAGCACAGTAATAACAAAATACCTGCCTGTTGATATCACAGCAGACCAGGCGTGGGCTGGCGTTGATAAGGCAACTCCTCCATCAGGCTTGATCCAGGATGCCCCAAGCACATTTGAAGAGGAGCAGAGGCTGCTTTCTTACTTCGGACGTGTATCCTACAGCTTCAGAGACAAGTATCGCCTTGCCGTTAACATGCGTCGTGACGCTTCTTCTCTCTTTGCTCCAGGAAACAGAGTAGGTTATTTCCCGTCTGCTTCCTTTGCATGGCACATTGCTGAAGAAAACTTCATGGCTGGCACAAACAGCTGGCTGTCTGACCTGAAACTGCGCCTGAGTATAGGTGAGGTAGGTAACAACAGAATTGGTGTTGACCTTTGGAAGACAATGTTCACCAACTCTTCGGACTATGGTTACGCATTCTCAGAGTCTATCACCCCAGGATTCGTTTCCCGCAGCCTTTCTAACTCTAACCTGACTTGGGAAACAACAGTATCCAGAAACCTTGGTTTAGACTTCTCTATCCTGAACAACAGAATCAGCGGCTCCTTGGATCTTTATAAGAATAACACAAGAGACCTGCTGCTGATGGCGAAGATTCCTCAGACCAGCGGTTATTCAGAGCAGCTTCAGAACATTGGTAAAACAGAAAACAAGGGTATCGAGCTTCAGTTGAATGGTGTGGTTGTAGACAACAGCAACTTCACCTGGAATGCTAACTTCAACATTGCTTTCAACAGAAATAAGATAGTTAGCCTTGGTTCAGATTCAGATGGTAACCCACTGCGCTCTTACCTGGAGATGTCAGGTTGGGTAAATAACCTGCAGGACTTCCTGGTAGAGGTTGGTCAGCCAATAGGCCAGTACTATGGCTATGTAACAGATGGCTTCTATACAGTAGATGACTTTAATGCAGTTTACAATGAGGCCAATGGCACCTGGACTTATACTTTGAAAGAAGGTATACCAAACAGCAAAGACATTGCACTGGGTAACAGAGACCCACAGCCAGGCGACCTTAAGCTGAAGGACCTGACAGACGATGGAAACTCTATGATCACGCCTGATGACAGAAGAGTACTTGGCACTTCGCAGCCTAAGTTCATTGGTGGTTTCAATCAGCAGTTTACTTACAAAAACTTCGACCTGAGTGTATTTGTGAACTTCTCTTATGGCAACAAAGTGTACAATGCCAACAAGATTGAGTTTACAACACAGTACCTGTACCGCGACAACAACATGCTGACGCTGATGAACGACAGATGGAGAAGATTTGACGACAACGGTCAGCTAGTAACTAACCCAGAGCAACTGGCAGAAATGAATCAGGATGCCAAGTACTGGTCACCACCATTGGGGCAATATTTCCTGCACTCTTTCGCTATCGAAGACGGTTCTTACCTGCGCATCAGCAACCTTACCCTGGGTTACAGCCTGCCAAAGAGCCTGGTAGAAAGAACAAAGGTGTTCTCCAATTTCAGAGTGTATGCTACGGTTAACAACCTCATGACCCTTACTGGTTACTCTGGTTATGACCCAGAGGCAAACACAAGAAGAGGCAACCCGCTAACTCCAGGTGTTGACTATGCTGCTTATCCGCGCAGCCGCTTCATACTAGGTGGTGTTAACGTTACTTTCTAA
- a CDS encoding RagB/SusD family nutrient uptake outer membrane protein, whose amino-acid sequence MNKKYIKSLIFPLALGGLVMFSSCESYLDVENPSTISQDAVFTSVGYANSAVTGIYNSLMGDDAYGSRVSTLYPNAADDIRIGGTYNPLDRRGISGFGVSPDNTELNKPFLQLYQGIERANIAIKYIPLSDLYTNGTPAEQASMRKLHGEALALRALFYHELIRNWGDVPAPFEPSADQTDLYLPKTNQDEIYDKLLEDLALASELVPWKGESGDPSTRITKAAVKGLRARLALARGGYALRRDSRKMERRADYRDYYEIARQETLDIIQSGRHSLHPDYEQVFKDLHSGVSGGATNEMIFEIGAFGGNSKTDSKLGYSNGLRIDKSSKYGQANGQLEVIPTYFYEFDSIGDVRRDVTIAFFQINKDDAKELTRLTQMRDGKFRKYWTTIDGTAQNMGINWPVLRYADVLLMFAEAENELNGPTEQAIAAYEQVRRRAFTGHEDRMGVTPTDKEGFFQAIAQERLLEFGGEGIRKYDLIRWNLLSSTIAETKTKLRALMNGEGRYANVPQYVYYNPTPVVDTTVPEEVASFDFHGGSISTVMYTPAPVTTPTGYTRVNWKSAVNEDYISTFAVAFEENKSEVFPIYSGVLNQNYNLTQDYGY is encoded by the coding sequence ATGAATAAGAAATATATCAAGTCGCTGATCTTTCCATTGGCTCTGGGTGGCCTAGTAATGTTCTCTTCCTGCGAGAGCTATCTGGATGTAGAGAACCCTTCTACTATATCGCAGGATGCAGTATTTACAAGTGTTGGTTATGCAAACTCTGCTGTAACAGGTATATACAATAGCCTGATGGGGGACGATGCTTATGGAAGCCGTGTCTCTACGCTATACCCGAATGCAGCAGACGATATCAGAATAGGTGGTACTTACAACCCTCTGGACCGAAGAGGTATCAGTGGGTTTGGAGTGAGCCCTGACAATACAGAATTAAACAAGCCATTCCTGCAGCTTTATCAGGGAATAGAGCGTGCGAACATTGCTATCAAATACATCCCGCTTTCCGATCTGTATACCAACGGAACACCGGCAGAGCAGGCAAGTATGCGCAAACTGCATGGGGAGGCGCTAGCTCTTCGCGCACTTTTCTACCATGAACTGATTCGCAACTGGGGAGACGTGCCAGCACCATTTGAGCCATCAGCAGACCAGACAGATCTATACCTGCCTAAAACAAACCAGGATGAGATTTATGACAAACTGTTGGAAGACCTGGCGTTGGCCTCAGAATTGGTGCCGTGGAAAGGTGAGTCTGGTGACCCAAGCACGCGCATAACCAAAGCTGCGGTGAAGGGACTGCGTGCAAGACTTGCTCTGGCCCGTGGTGGATATGCTCTTCGTAGAGACTCCCGCAAGATGGAGCGCAGAGCAGATTACAGAGATTACTATGAAATTGCCCGCCAGGAAACTCTAGACATTATTCAGAGCGGCAGACACAGTCTGCACCCAGATTATGAGCAGGTATTTAAAGATCTGCACTCAGGTGTTAGTGGCGGCGCAACGAACGAAATGATTTTCGAGATAGGTGCCTTCGGTGGTAACTCTAAAACAGACAGTAAGCTAGGTTATAGCAACGGCCTTAGAATAGACAAGAGTTCTAAGTATGGCCAGGCTAATGGTCAGCTGGAGGTAATTCCAACTTACTTTTATGAGTTTGACTCTATTGGCGATGTGAGAAGAGACGTTACCATTGCTTTCTTCCAGATCAACAAAGATGACGCGAAAGAACTTACCCGCCTGACGCAGATGCGCGACGGTAAATTCAGAAAGTACTGGACTACCATAGATGGTACAGCTCAGAACATGGGTATCAACTGGCCGGTGCTGCGCTATGCGGATGTACTGCTAATGTTTGCCGAGGCTGAGAATGAGCTGAACGGACCAACTGAGCAAGCTATAGCGGCTTATGAGCAGGTAAGAAGAAGAGCTTTTACAGGCCACGAAGACCGCATGGGAGTTACACCTACTGACAAGGAAGGCTTCTTCCAGGCTATAGCTCAGGAGCGTTTGCTGGAGTTTGGAGGAGAAGGTATTCGCAAGTATGACCTGATCCGCTGGAACCTGCTTTCCTCTACAATTGCTGAGACCAAAACTAAGTTGAGAGCTTTGATGAATGGTGAGGGGCGCTATGCTAACGTGCCGCAGTATGTATACTATAACCCTACACCAGTTGTGGATACAACTGTACCGGAGGAAGTAGCAAGCTTCGACTTCCATGGAGGATCAATTTCAACGGTAATGTATACTCCGGCACCTGTTACAACACCTACAGGCTATACAAGAGTTAACTGGAAATCAGCTGTGAATGAGGATTACATATCCACCTTTGCCGTGGCCTTCGAAGAAAACAAGTCTGAGGTATTCCCGATTTACAGTGGCGTTCTAAACCAGAACTATAACCTGACCCAGGACTATGGCTACTAA
- a CDS encoding tagaturonate reductase yields MKTLNRDTANITTQYPVKVLQFGEGNFLRGFVDWIIDILNEKTDFNGSVKIIQPIERGIVDLLNKQDGLYHVLLNGIQGGKETEETRLVTCISGAINPYNDYNEYLKLAENPDLQFIISNTTEAGIAFEEADTSMETLPGSFPGKLTALLYHRYTHFEGAADKGLTMIPCELIEKNGAALQQTILKFARHWGLSTDFTAWIREHNIFCNTLVDRIVPGFPKDNIKEIQAELGFEDNLVVKAEPFHLWVIEAPRSVERAFPAEEAGLQVKFAPNLTPYRSRKVRILNGAHTALVPVAYLQGLRTVREAVEDERTGTFIREAIFEEIIPTLDLPEEELTKFANDVIERFQNPFIRHELISIALNSISKYKVRVLPSVLTYIDRKNQLPERLLESLAALILFYKGEWQGETIPLNDSADILSFFEEAWKEEDAAKVAKAILSNTAFWDTDLTKVDGLQELVTEKLEQLQQAEKKEKLGLA; encoded by the coding sequence ATGAAGACATTAAACAGAGATACCGCTAATATAACCACTCAATACCCGGTTAAAGTACTGCAGTTTGGTGAAGGTAACTTCCTGCGAGGATTTGTGGACTGGATAATTGATATCCTGAACGAGAAAACTGACTTTAACGGCAGCGTTAAGATAATCCAGCCTATAGAGCGCGGTATCGTGGACTTGCTTAACAAGCAGGATGGCCTGTACCATGTGCTATTGAATGGCATACAGGGTGGTAAGGAAACAGAGGAAACGCGTTTGGTTACTTGTATCTCCGGCGCTATAAACCCTTATAACGATTACAACGAGTACCTGAAACTGGCAGAAAACCCGGACCTTCAGTTCATCATATCTAACACAACCGAGGCAGGCATCGCCTTCGAAGAAGCTGATACTAGCATGGAAACGCTTCCTGGCAGCTTCCCGGGTAAACTGACAGCGCTTCTTTACCACAGATATACTCACTTTGAAGGAGCTGCTGACAAAGGTCTGACTATGATCCCGTGTGAGCTTATCGAGAAGAACGGTGCTGCGCTGCAGCAGACAATTCTGAAGTTCGCCAGACATTGGGGCCTTTCAACAGACTTTACTGCCTGGATCAGAGAGCATAACATTTTCTGCAATACCCTGGTGGACCGCATTGTACCAGGCTTCCCTAAAGACAACATCAAAGAAATACAGGCAGAGCTTGGCTTCGAAGACAACCTGGTTGTAAAAGCAGAGCCATTCCACCTATGGGTAATAGAGGCACCACGCTCAGTAGAGCGTGCTTTCCCGGCTGAGGAAGCTGGGCTGCAGGTTAAGTTTGCTCCGAACCTTACACCTTACCGCTCCCGCAAAGTACGCATCCTGAACGGTGCCCATACAGCACTTGTACCAGTTGCTTACCTGCAGGGGCTGCGCACAGTGCGCGAGGCAGTGGAAGATGAAAGAACAGGCACCTTCATCAGAGAGGCTATTTTCGAGGAGATCATCCCAACGCTAGACCTGCCAGAAGAAGAACTGACAAAGTTTGCTAACGACGTAATTGAGCGTTTCCAAAACCCTTTTATCCGTCACGAACTGATATCGATCGCACTGAACTCTATTTCTAAGTATAAAGTGCGCGTGCTGCCTTCTGTGCTGACATACATCGACAGAAAAAACCAGTTGCCGGAGCGCTTGCTGGAGTCACTTGCTGCCCTCATCTTATTCTACAAGGGTGAATGGCAAGGTGAAACAATACCTTTGAACGATTCAGCAGATATTCTAAGCTTCTTTGAAGAAGCCTGGAAGGAAGAAGATGCAGCCAAAGTAGCAAAAGCCATTCTTTCAAACACCGCTTTCTGGGATACAGACCTTACAAAGGTAGATGGCCTACAGGAGCTGGTAACAGAAAAGCTTGAGCAACTGCAGCAAGCTGAGAAGAAGGAAAAGCTGGGTCTGGCTTAA
- a CDS encoding LacI family DNA-binding transcriptional regulator has translation MEIKNKVTIHDIAEKLNITASTVSRALNNSPRISEATKKAVLKAAKQMNYQPNNIAAALRNGKSNIIGIIVPTADRAFFASVIRGIEEVANTLDHKIIISQSYDNYEKEVQTIDALFRARVDGIIASIGKNTENFEHFRNAQKKGMPLVLFDRTTDELEVSQVLIDDYWGAYKVVEHLIEQGCRRIAHFTNPKKVSVFKERLRGYVDALKDNGLPYEEELVVPSNLQLADGRASMEQLLQLKELPDAVFSASDFGAMGAMQVLKEHNIQIPQQIALAGFSNDPFTSFTDPPLTTVDQLSITMGKRTAELFFQQLKSDDSNFIPQKTVLKPELIIRKSSLKKDK, from the coding sequence ATGGAGATCAAGAACAAGGTAACCATCCATGACATAGCAGAGAAACTTAACATCACTGCTTCTACGGTCTCACGCGCGCTCAATAACAGCCCAAGAATAAGTGAGGCGACAAAAAAAGCTGTGTTGAAAGCTGCCAAGCAGATGAATTACCAACCTAACAATATTGCTGCAGCTCTTAGAAATGGTAAAAGCAATATTATCGGCATCATTGTACCTACTGCTGACAGGGCTTTCTTCGCCTCTGTCATCAGAGGTATAGAAGAGGTTGCCAACACACTAGACCACAAGATAATTATCTCGCAGTCTTATGATAACTATGAGAAGGAAGTACAGACGATCGATGCTCTTTTCAGAGCCCGGGTCGATGGCATTATTGCTTCCATAGGCAAGAACACAGAAAACTTCGAGCACTTTAGAAATGCTCAGAAAAAAGGAATGCCCCTGGTCCTGTTTGACCGCACAACGGACGAACTGGAGGTAAGCCAGGTATTGATAGACGACTACTGGGGTGCCTATAAGGTTGTTGAACACCTGATAGAACAAGGCTGCCGCCGCATTGCTCACTTCACTAACCCTAAGAAGGTAAGTGTATTTAAGGAACGTCTGCGTGGTTATGTAGACGCACTTAAAGACAACGGACTGCCTTACGAAGAAGAGCTGGTAGTGCCAAGTAACCTGCAATTGGCAGACGGCCGGGCAAGTATGGAGCAACTGCTACAGCTAAAAGAGTTGCCTGATGCGGTTTTCTCTGCCAGTGACTTCGGCGCCATGGGTGCCATGCAGGTACTAAAAGAGCATAACATACAGATTCCGCAACAGATAGCGCTGGCTGGATTCAGTAATGACCCTTTTACATCGTTTACAGACCCGCCGCTAACTACAGTGGATCAGTTAAGCATTACCATGGGCAAAAGAACGGCAGAGTTGTTCTTCCAGCAGCTGAAGTCAGACGACAGCAATTTTATACCCCAGAAGACAGTACTGAAACCTGAATTGATTATCAGGAAATCTTCTTTGAAAAAAGATAAATAA
- the kduI gene encoding 5-dehydro-4-deoxy-D-glucuronate isomerase codes for MSMTYSIRHAIHPSDSKSYDTAKLREAYLIEDLFQKDSITNVYTLYDRLIVGGAHPVEQPLKLETFPTLRSENYLDRRELGIINVGPNSKVTVDGEEIALANKEALYVGMGTKEVIFHPAASGEALFYFNSAPAHRSNPTKKVSLNEAETVELGSLESSNHRIIRKLLVNSVVETCQLQMGLTELQKGSVWNTMPAHTHDRRMEAYFYFNLPEDQAVCHFMGEPQETRHLFVKNRQAIISPPWSIHSGAGTYNYSFIWGMAGENLNYDDMDKVQPTELK; via the coding sequence ATGAGCATGACTTACTCTATCAGACACGCCATCCATCCAAGCGACAGCAAATCGTATGACACTGCTAAACTCCGTGAAGCTTACCTTATAGAAGACCTCTTCCAGAAAGACTCTATAACAAATGTCTACACTTTGTATGACCGCCTGATTGTTGGAGGCGCACATCCGGTGGAGCAGCCCTTGAAGCTGGAAACGTTCCCAACGCTGCGATCTGAGAACTACCTGGACAGGAGAGAGCTGGGAATCATTAATGTTGGCCCAAACAGTAAAGTGACTGTTGACGGTGAGGAAATAGCACTTGCTAACAAAGAGGCCCTGTATGTAGGAATGGGTACTAAGGAGGTTATCTTCCACCCTGCCGCCTCAGGCGAAGCGCTGTTCTACTTCAACTCTGCACCAGCACATCGCTCTAACCCTACCAAAAAAGTATCGCTAAACGAAGCTGAGACTGTAGAGCTAGGATCGCTGGAGAGCTCCAACCACCGCATCATCCGCAAACTGCTGGTTAACTCGGTAGTAGAAACCTGCCAGTTACAAATGGGCCTTACAGAGCTTCAGAAAGGCAGCGTGTGGAACACCATGCCGGCACATACACATGATAGAAGAATGGAGGCATACTTCTATTTCAACTTACCAGAAGACCAGGCCGTGTGCCACTTTATGGGTGAGCCCCAGGAGACACGTCACCTGTTTGTAAAAAACCGTCAGGCAATCATCTCTCCGCCATGGTCTATCCACAGTGGAGCCGGCACTTACAACTACTCCTTTATTTGGGGCATGGCAGGCGAAAACCTGAATTACGACGACATGGATAAAGTACAACCAACCGAATTAAAGTAA